The Tenebrio molitor chromosome 3, icTenMoli1.1, whole genome shotgun sequence genome contains a region encoding:
- the LOC138125277 gene encoding luciferin sulfotransferase-like codes for MSFHENSDSDGKFPLNLTIIDGFTLPKGCEEMKEQYDNLEFSEEDVWICSFPRSGSTWTQEMVWMIVNDFDFKGAETPIHERCLFLEKTTLQIYNSSRINPIENIQNRKDLKNPLVFKTHLPFTLLPKQISSGEKKPKIIYVARDVKDTCVSYYHYGKFVWDYRTDFNEYCDAFLRGKAPYSPYWNHVLSYWQLRHNPNVLFLRYEEMKSDLGGVIRRVSQFLQKNLTDEQIKILTHHLDFESMKKNPAVNYEAFYESLRKLRPEGRFIRKGIVGDHKTIMSLDMQKKFDDWIESSIQDTDYSV; via the exons ATGAGTTTTCATGAAAATAGTGACAGTGATGGTaaatttccattaaatttAACCATTATTGATGGTTTTACACTTCCAAAGGGGTGCGAAGAAATGAAGGAGCAATACGACAATTTGGAATTTAGTGAAGAAGATGTATGGATTTGCAGTTTTCCAAGATCTG GCTCAACATGGACGCAGGAAATGGTCTGGATGATTGTCAACGACTTTGATTTCAAAGGAGCAGAAACTCCGATTCATGAACGATGTCTTTTTTTGGA AAAAACAACGCTCCAAATATATAATTCCTCGAGAATCAATCCAATTGAAAACATACAAAATcggaaagatttaaaaaatccacttGTTTTCAAAACTCATCTTCCTTTCACGCTGCTACCAAAGCAAATCAGCAGTGGAGAGAAAAAACCaaag ATAATTTACGTAGCACGCGATGTCAAAGACACGTGCGTCTCTTACTATCATTACGGTAAATTTGTTTGGGATTATAGAACTGACTTCAATGAGTACTGTGACGCGTTTTTAAGAGGAAAAG CTCCATATTCACCGTATTGGAATCACGTTTTGTCATACTGGCAGTTGAGACATAATCCAAACGTTCTGTTTTTGCGATATGAAGAGATGAAGAGCGACTTAGGTGGAGTTATAAGAAGAGTGTCtcaatttcttcaaaaaaatctgACCGATgagcaaattaaaatattaactcATCATCTCGATTTCGAGTCAATGAAGAAGAATCCGGCTGTAAATTATGAAGCATTTTATGAATCTTTGCGCAAATTGCGTCCGGAAGGCAGATTTATCAGAAAGGGAATAGTTGGAGATCATAAGACAATTATGTCACTAGATATGCAAAAGAAATTTGACGATTGGATCGAGAGCAGCATCCAGGATACAGATTATTCGgtctaa